TTCAGGTGAAATAGGTGGAACTGGTGGGGCTGATGGGACTGATGGGGCTGATGGCTCAACTGTAGCAGGCGGCTCCTTTTGTTCAGATTTATTATCTAAGGGCGCCATATCAGGTTCTACAAAAGCGGATTGACGATTTGAAGAATGTGAAACAGCAGGTTTAGATCCTGAATCCAATGgtaaatttctttcttgacTGTAAAAACTTTCTTGCTCGGCATTATTGATGACCCCACGATCATCCATTTCATCTGTGTTCTTCACCGGTTCTCTAGTCTCGAATTcctcaatttcttcttcaacttcgTCTTCAGCATTATTATCGTGTTCTGCAGGTGGATTATTCAAGAAGGACACTGCATTGGGATCAGCGAAAGGCATAATAGGGACGACTTTAGGAGGAGctctttccttttcttgtGAATCGAAACTCTTAGTGGTCgatttcctcttcttgGGTTCACCAGAGGGAGGCACAGCGGTTGGCATACCAAAGGGGTTGAAACCAACGGGAACACCACCATATCTACCAGCATCGGCCATTCTTGCGATTTTTTGAGTTAAAGCAGCACGACgagcttcttcttcttcctcttcttcttcctctcccccttcttcagcttctttaTCACCATCTGGTTCTCTACTTTCTATGAATCCCATGGATTCTCTGGCTGACTCTTGAGGACGCTCTTCTGGttgttcttttttcaaGCCTTGCGACTCATATCCATATCTCTCCGGTGATACTGGTACTGGAGGtggttcttcaaaatctttggtCCCTGGCTTTTCATCCAACTTCAGACCTTCGACACCTTCATTCAAATCATTCAAGgcatcatcatttttagaACCAGCACGCAAAGGGTCATGTTGGGGTTGTTGTGGTTTTTCAAGGTCTAGGGGTGCGTTATCACCTTCGCTTGTTATAGATTCTCTCTTCTTAGATTTTTTGgctttcttctcttgttctCTTCGTAactgctgttgctgctgttcttgtaattttgCAATTCTATCTTTCAGGCTCATCTTTGGCAAATCTTCTTTAGGGGATTCTGTAAAATCGCCGCGGTTGACAGGTTCAGGTATATCTACTTTAGCAGGTTGTTCCCtctgtttcttttcactaTGGGCAAACGCTGTAGGAGGTGTATAATGGTGAGATGGATCTGCTACGACAGTCTTCTTTACAGATGCATCCTTTGAATCACCAAAAAACGTTGAGTTCCTTGGTAGTGGTGCTGGTTCAGATGTACCTTGATCAAACATAGAAactttgttcttcatcttggaCACACTAGGATCGTTTGGATCCTCCCAATTGTTCTGTTCTACACCTCTATCACTCCCATGAGAAAGTGCTACTGAAGCAGTTGAATTAGCAGGCTCTGCTGTGGGCTCTGCTGCCTTAGGTTTGTCAGAAGGTTTCTCATGAACGGCGACGAAACCCTTGGGGAAAATACCTTCAAGTAATTGGCCTCGTTCACCAACATACTCGCCAAAATACCATTGGTCGTCTTCAATATTGGTGACCGTAACTATTTGATCCTTATCGAAATTGAGATCATCCTCAAAATCTGATTTATATGGATAGAGTGCAATGACTTGGAATGGCGTTGATGGCTCATTCATCCCAAGTGAATGGTTAGATTCAATTCGATTTATTTACTTATTTGTGTGTTGTTGTGTTGTTTTAACGTTAAGTTCTGCTCCtatttttttaaataaAGGCTGAGATATTCTAAACATCCCCTacaaattaaagaattgataaaagGATGCTACATGGACCGCCTTAGAAGCCAGTTGGGTTGGATAAACAAACTTTACAGCCTATATTTACCCATTCGACTTTTTTCCAGCGGCTAACTAGCCTTTATTATTgagaaaataaaaaatatcatATTTGACCCGGAAAAGCTCTAATAAGGGTAAACTGGCCTCACCGAAAACTATAAAGAGACTTTCAGGCTCCCTATCTTTAATATAATATGTCTTATTAATGAGGTTTGTGTTAGGCGGTTAGAAGTGTTGTTTTTATGGTCGGGTAATAAGGGCCGTTAAACCATcgaaagtgaaaaaaaattcatcattacaCAATATATATGGATGAAGGACTATTAAATATTGAAATAAATCAGATAATAGTCGATCCATAGGTATTGGCGGCTAGTTACTGGGAATTAGCTGCGACAGGAAAGTCATGCTGAAGTATGCAGCTCCATTGGTTAAGCATTACAAGAAGGTTGTTTGGAATCCTGAAGTACCGAATCGAATCA
The genomic region above belongs to Zygosaccharomyces rouxii strain CBS732 chromosome F complete sequence and contains:
- a CDS encoding uncharacterized protein (weakly similar to uniprot|P47068 Saccharomyces cerevisiae YJL020C BBC1 Protein possibly involved in assembly of actin patches interacts with an actin assembly factor Las17p and with the SH3 domains of Type I myosins Myo3p and Myo5p localized predominantly to cortical actin patches) translates to MNEPSTPFQVIALYPYKSDFEDDLNFDKDQIVTVTNIEDDQWYFGEYVGERGQLLEGIFPKGFVAVHEKPSDKPKAAEPTAEPANSTASVALSHGSDRGVEQNNWEDPNDPSVSKMKNKVSMFDQGTSEPAPLPRNSTFFGDSKDASVKKTVVADPSHHYTPPTAFAHSEKKQREQPAKVDIPEPVNRGDFTESPKEDLPKMSLKDRIAKLQEQQQQQLRREQEKKAKKSKKRESITSEGDNAPLDLEKPQQPQHDPLRAGSKNDDALNDLNEGVEGLKLDEKPGTKDFEEPPPVPVSPERYGYESQGLKKEQPEERPQESARESMGFIESREPDGDKEAEEGGEEEEEEEEEARRAALTQKIARMADAGRYGGVPVGFNPFGMPTAVPPSGEPKKRKSTTKSFDSQEKERAPPKVVPIMPFADPNAVSFLNNPPAEHDNNAEDEVEEEIEEFETREPVKNTDEMDDRGVINNAEQESFYSQERNLPLDSGSKPAVSHSSNRQSAFVEPDMAPLDNKSEQKEPPATVEPSAPSVPSAPPVPPISPERYHPDDELRTPVDDHLSQAPKPPVSSLDNFSHSNDYDFSEPQSWGSPPEPQIPPIPNSLDPNSSPTSSRTGVSVPHRPSRGSSLRDSGPGAARPTSTMFHSRGDAPSSPEDFDHPRGAISMTGVPDFPYTPAPPVPAALSGGDTREASSNTPSGVPPIPTSPPGHGGRPSSVYSGDSGSATSHTRGVPSVPRSIPPIPGSPSAPGPHPPVAGQSPSEKLNTMSRTATFSTKDGSGSAEGKTIRFSSEDSWWLEKKFPSHAFGQKVNCLMEVDDHLIKKKLHESYMVRDFYFLFEDYSQLHFSVNFDTSNPHATVQASQEHIPLKNQPQLLEEYAQRYGSYALHRAGSLVGSHTNGLIPAILSHLENEVIHPIEGRTFGASIFAHNAGEAVHTQDVAQIRPGDVLVMRKAKFDVLMKSGSREIISVGTETPHVAIIAGYEFPKGKFQVIEEHSGKVVTSSYKIHRMKAGRLKVFRFVGRDYVGW